The Saccharothrix variisporea genome has a segment encoding these proteins:
- a CDS encoding type I polyketide synthase: MADQDKLRDYLKRAITDARDARRRLKEVEDREHEPIAIVGMACRYPGGVASPDDLWDLVDQGRDAVTPFPDNRGWPADLHDPDPDRLGRSTTGQGGFLHDADLFDAEFFGLSPREALAVDPQQRLLLETTWEAFEHAGLDPESLRGSRTGVFVGAMYNDYGSRPDLPPEGVEGYLFSGSAGSIASGRLAYTFGLEGPTVTVDTACSSSLVALHLAANALRRGECALALAGGATVMSTPTAFIEFSRLRGLAPDGRCKSFSDRADGTGWAEGVGVLLLEKLSDARRHGHRVLAVIRGSAVNSDGASNGLTAPNGPAQERVIRAALDAAGLSPADVDVVEAHGTGTTLGDPIEARAVLATYGQGRAEPVWLGSLKSNIGHAQAAAGVGGVIKVVQAMRHGVLPRTLHAEEPSRHVDWTSGAVALLTEARPWVSAEDRPRRGAVSSFGFGGTNAHVVLEEATPEEPAAPADGSADVIGQGGPAEPVAPADVTGVDRVPEAAPAGPVPVVLSGRSPAAVAEQARRLTGVEWTPDAAYTLATRTAMPYRAAALDPAAMPEAVIPPKGRTAFAFTGQGAQRVGMGLETARAHPVFARALDEVLAHFDLPLREAIESGHGLDGTGLAQPALFAVEVALFRLVESWGLRPDALVGHSVGELAAAHVAGVLSLADAARLVAARGALMQALPAGGAMVAVRAAEDEVDLPAGVAVAAVNGPRSIVLSGPEEAVLEAARPWGGKRLVVSHAFHSPLMEPMLDDFRAVARTLTYARPTIPVVSTVRRDADWTDPEYWVEQVRATVRFHDALAVLREDGVTTLVELGPDAVLSGLAAAAFDDLVPVPLLRSDRPEPVAVAEALAGLHVRGLDPDWAAVFPGARKVPLPTYAFQRKRFWLRPAPRPDVTAAGLRSADHPLLGASVDLPDGSTVLTGSLSAATHPWLADHRVHGAIVVPGTALVELVGAVAELTVTTPLVVPDDGAVSIRVVRTDTTVEVHARHGEDEPWTRHATGVLDVSDAPVDDLVAWPPAGASEVDFSYAGLEEHGYGYGPAFRGLRRLWRHGEELFAEVAAPEDLTPAGFAVHPALFDAALHPLLHGVADDRPARLPFAWHGVRFHGTAGTALRVRVAPTGPDAVSLLVADAAGGPVVSVAELVLRPFDAPVTGQRLLFAPTWHESDEPVDETIEVPVGDGPVPERTREAVHHVLGVLRDWAARDGGRLGVAVGDDLAHAAVAGLVRSARAEHPDRFALVRDGRVVEPRLVPAPHPTGPAPTWDSVLITGAGGALGSALARHLVTRHGARKLVLVSRSGAVPELPGDVEVVAAACDAADRDALAALLAEHPVTAVVHAAGVVRDGVLDSLTPEQVDEVLRPKVDAAWNLHELAGDVEAFVLYSSLAGLLGTAGQANYAAGNAFLDALAEHRRALGLPATSLAWGLWETGSALSGGLSDVDRRRIARLGLTPIGTDEALAAFDAALATDAPVLAVTGVDRAALRDHPHPALSALAPRRSGPQTATTTPDRFASLSDADRLRALTDLVRTHAAAVLGHDDPDGVDGERAFSELGFDSLTAVELRNRLAAATGQRLSTTLVFDHPTPLALATHLAGATAPVAVRRRAAAEEPIAIVGMACRYPGGVRSPEDLWRVVVDGVDAIGGFPANRGWDLEALYDPDPERTGTSYTREGGFLHDADLFDPDFFGMSPREALATDPQQRLLLETAWEALERAGVDPSSLRGSRTGVFTGLMHHDYGSGGALPPELEGYLAGGTAGSVASGRVAYALGLEGPAITVDTACSSSLVALHLAVQALRSGECDLALAGGATVMATPTAFVEFSRQRGLAPDGRCKPFAAAADGTGWSEGVGVLLVERLSDARRLGHPVLAVVRGTAVNQDGASNGLTAPNGPAQQRVIRAALDAAGLAPSDVDVVEAHGTGTTLGDPIEAEALHAVYGGERARPLALGSLKSNIGHTQAAAGVGGVIKVVEAMRHGVLPRTLHVDEPSPHVAWTGAIELLTSEREWTADRPRRGAVSSFGISGTNAHVVLEQAPEEPAPELVPGPVPLVVSARTPEALADQVERLAAVDVPLPDLAFTLGTGRALLEHRAVVVAERAADLRAAVPLPKARPGRLAFVFTGQGSQRVGMGEELALAFPVFARALDEVCALLPVRHAIATGEGLDETGVAQPALFAVEVALWRLLESWGVRPDLVAGHSVGEIAAAHVAGVLSLADAAELVAARGSLMQALPRGGAMVSVQAAEDELDLPEGVAIAAVNGPRSVVLSGEERAVLDFAARYRHKRLTVSHAFHSPLMDPMLAEFRRVAESLTYRQPTVAAVSTVTGGAADWTDPGYWVRHVRDTVRFADAARGLLEAGATTFVELGPDAVLTGLLAAVLPDGAAALPALRRDRSERHTATELFGHLHARGVPVDWSAFPGRRVALPTYPFQRERYWLTPRRRTAGGHPVLDAGVPVAGREEVLFTGTSAEPLTAAGVADLVWHAGREVGHPVVDLDVTSLPAGEGVRVQVKVGAPRGGERPVTVHAWEDGWVEHARGALTGGAVVAARVDLSLLNRAGVEAAVWRGLRATAPGVATHVDDDLVFRDESGAEVARVDAVEHRSLGRAALYEVEWVPVELPPVDGPVDGPEAAGAGAVDGPELVVLRVEAGPDPVATAHAATRRVLTELRARSADDSRVVVLTPDPADPGVAAVWGLVRAAQAEAPDRIVLVGGEPDDLAPIVAAGEPQVVVREGRAFAPRLVKAAAAAGVADASGGARVADAAGAAGVAGAVVHRPEATGTRVLAALDDDTLADALRGAVDEAWRLHVEHPDRPLVLVSTVDDWFGVAGRAHHAAAAAFLDALARRRSGSVFVALGEDDLLDQAVAAGRPAVVAAPLSALPESPLLRGLVHRTPRATLAERLAGVAPEQRRALVEDAVRAQVAAVLGHGDPKRVDPERPFADLGFDSLTSVDLRNRLTATTGVRLSATAVFDHPTPAALADSVLDRLTPAATAPALAELDRLEAALAVVGHDDDQRDEITARLRGLLARWDQPADDRARPDFAAASTSELFDFIDNQLGRASR, translated from the coding sequence GTGGCTGACCAAGACAAGCTCCGCGACTACCTCAAGCGGGCCATCACCGACGCCCGCGACGCGCGCCGCCGGCTCAAGGAGGTCGAGGACCGGGAGCACGAGCCCATCGCGATCGTCGGCATGGCCTGCCGCTACCCCGGCGGCGTCGCCTCGCCCGACGACCTGTGGGACCTGGTGGACCAGGGCCGCGACGCCGTCACGCCGTTCCCGGACAACCGGGGCTGGCCCGCCGACCTGCACGACCCCGACCCCGACCGGCTGGGCCGGTCCACCACCGGGCAGGGCGGCTTCCTGCACGACGCCGACCTGTTCGACGCCGAGTTCTTCGGCCTGTCGCCGCGCGAGGCGCTGGCCGTCGACCCGCAGCAGCGGCTGCTGCTGGAGACCACCTGGGAGGCCTTCGAGCACGCGGGCCTGGACCCGGAGTCGTTGCGCGGCAGCCGGACCGGCGTGTTCGTCGGCGCGATGTACAACGACTACGGCTCACGCCCCGACCTACCGCCCGAGGGCGTCGAGGGGTACCTGTTCAGCGGCAGCGCGGGCAGCATCGCCTCCGGGCGGCTGGCCTACACGTTCGGTCTGGAAGGACCGACCGTCACGGTGGACACGGCGTGCTCGTCGTCCCTGGTCGCGTTGCACCTCGCGGCGAACGCCCTGCGGCGCGGCGAGTGCGCGTTGGCGTTGGCCGGCGGCGCGACCGTGATGTCCACCCCCACGGCGTTCATCGAGTTCTCCCGGTTGCGCGGGCTGGCCCCGGACGGCCGGTGCAAGTCGTTCTCCGACCGCGCGGACGGCACCGGCTGGGCCGAGGGCGTCGGCGTGCTGCTGCTGGAGAAGCTGTCCGACGCCCGCCGCCACGGCCACCGGGTGCTCGCCGTGATCAGGGGCAGCGCGGTCAACTCCGACGGCGCGTCCAACGGGCTGACCGCACCCAACGGGCCGGCGCAGGAGCGGGTGATCCGGGCCGCGCTGGACGCCGCCGGGCTGTCGCCGGCCGACGTGGACGTGGTCGAGGCGCACGGCACCGGCACCACGCTGGGCGACCCGATCGAGGCGCGCGCGGTGCTGGCCACCTACGGGCAGGGTCGCGCGGAACCGGTGTGGCTGGGGTCGTTGAAGTCCAACATCGGGCACGCGCAGGCCGCCGCCGGCGTGGGCGGCGTGATCAAGGTCGTGCAGGCGATGCGGCACGGCGTCCTGCCGCGGACGCTGCACGCGGAGGAACCGTCCCGGCACGTCGACTGGACGTCCGGGGCGGTGGCGCTGTTGACCGAGGCCCGGCCGTGGGTGAGCGCCGAGGACCGGCCCCGGCGGGGCGCGGTGTCGTCGTTCGGCTTCGGCGGCACGAACGCGCACGTCGTGCTGGAAGAGGCCACCCCGGAGGAACCGGCCGCGCCGGCGGACGGGTCGGCGGACGTGATCGGGCAGGGCGGGCCGGCGGAACCGGTCGCGCCGGCGGACGTGACCGGGGTCGACCGCGTGCCGGAAGCAGCGCCCGCTGGGCCGGTGCCGGTCGTGCTGTCCGGGCGGTCGCCAGCGGCGGTGGCGGAGCAGGCGCGGCGGCTCACCGGCGTCGAGTGGACGCCCGACGCCGCCTACACGTTGGCCACCCGCACCGCCATGCCCTACCGCGCCGCCGCGCTGGACCCGGCCGCCATGCCCGAGGCCGTGATCCCGCCCAAGGGGCGCACCGCCTTCGCGTTCACGGGCCAGGGCGCGCAGCGCGTCGGGATGGGCCTGGAGACCGCCCGCGCGCACCCGGTGTTCGCACGGGCGCTGGACGAGGTGCTCGCCCACTTCGACCTGCCCCTGCGCGAGGCGATCGAGTCCGGGCACGGGCTCGACGGCACGGGCCTCGCCCAGCCCGCCCTGTTCGCGGTCGAGGTGGCGTTGTTCCGGCTGGTCGAGTCGTGGGGGCTGCGCCCGGACGCGCTGGTCGGCCACTCGGTGGGCGAGCTGGCCGCCGCGCACGTGGCCGGGGTGCTGTCGCTGGCCGACGCGGCGCGGCTGGTGGCCGCCCGGGGCGCGCTGATGCAGGCGTTGCCGGCCGGCGGCGCGATGGTGGCGGTGCGGGCGGCGGAGGACGAGGTGGACCTGCCGGCGGGTGTGGCCGTCGCGGCGGTCAACGGGCCGCGGTCGATCGTCCTGTCCGGTCCGGAGGAGGCCGTGCTGGAGGCCGCGCGACCGTGGGGCGGCAAGCGGCTCGTGGTCAGCCACGCGTTCCACTCGCCGCTGATGGAGCCGATGCTGGACGACTTCCGGGCCGTCGCCCGCACGCTGACCTACGCGCGCCCGACGATCCCCGTGGTGTCGACGGTGCGCCGGGACGCCGACTGGACCGACCCGGAGTACTGGGTGGAGCAGGTGCGCGCCACCGTGCGGTTCCACGACGCCCTCGCGGTGCTGCGCGAGGACGGCGTCACGACGCTGGTCGAGCTGGGACCGGACGCCGTCCTGTCCGGCCTCGCCGCCGCCGCGTTCGACGACCTCGTCCCCGTGCCGCTGCTGCGCTCTGACCGGCCGGAGCCGGTGGCGGTCGCCGAGGCCCTGGCCGGCCTGCACGTGCGAGGCCTGGACCCGGACTGGGCGGCGGTGTTCCCGGGCGCCCGGAAGGTGCCGCTGCCGACGTACGCGTTCCAGCGCAAGCGGTTCTGGCTGCGGCCCGCCCCGCGCCCCGACGTGACGGCGGCCGGGCTGCGGTCGGCGGACCACCCGCTGCTTGGCGCGTCGGTGGACCTGCCCGACGGTTCCACGGTGCTCACCGGCTCGCTGTCCGCGGCCACGCACCCGTGGCTGGCCGACCACCGCGTGCACGGCGCGATCGTCGTGCCCGGCACGGCTCTGGTGGAGCTGGTGGGCGCGGTCGCCGAGTTGACCGTCACCACGCCGCTGGTCGTGCCGGACGACGGGGCGGTGTCGATCCGCGTGGTGCGCACCGACACGACCGTCGAGGTCCACGCGCGGCACGGCGAGGACGAGCCCTGGACCCGGCACGCGACCGGTGTCCTCGACGTCAGCGACGCGCCCGTGGACGACCTCGTCGCGTGGCCGCCCGCGGGAGCGTCCGAAGTGGACTTCTCCTACGCGGGCCTGGAGGAGCACGGCTACGGCTACGGACCGGCGTTCCGCGGGCTGCGGCGGTTGTGGCGGCACGGCGAGGAGCTGTTCGCCGAGGTCGCCGCGCCGGAGGATCTGACGCCGGCCGGGTTCGCCGTGCACCCGGCGCTGTTCGACGCCGCGCTGCACCCGCTGCTGCACGGCGTGGCCGACGACCGGCCCGCCCGGCTGCCCTTCGCCTGGCACGGGGTCCGCTTCCACGGCACCGCCGGCACGGCGCTGCGCGTCCGCGTCGCGCCCACCGGCCCCGACGCGGTGTCGCTGCTGGTCGCCGACGCCGCGGGCGGCCCGGTGGTGTCGGTCGCCGAGCTGGTGCTGCGGCCGTTCGACGCGCCGGTGACCGGGCAGCGGCTGCTGTTCGCCCCGACCTGGCACGAGTCCGACGAGCCCGTGGACGAGACGATCGAGGTGCCGGTCGGCGACGGCCCGGTGCCCGAACGGACCCGGGAGGCCGTGCACCACGTGCTGGGCGTGTTGCGTGACTGGGCGGCCCGCGACGGCGGGCGGCTCGGTGTCGCGGTCGGCGACGACCTCGCGCACGCCGCCGTCGCCGGGCTGGTCCGCAGCGCGCGCGCCGAGCACCCGGACCGGTTCGCGCTGGTCCGCGACGGGCGCGTGGTGGAGCCGCGCCTGGTGCCCGCGCCGCACCCGACCGGTCCGGCGCCCACGTGGGACTCCGTGCTGATCACCGGGGCCGGCGGCGCGCTCGGCTCCGCGCTGGCCCGGCACCTGGTCACCCGGCACGGCGCCCGCAAGCTGGTGCTGGTCAGCCGCAGCGGTGCCGTGCCGGAGCTGCCCGGGGACGTGGAGGTCGTCGCGGCGGCCTGCGACGCGGCCGACCGGGACGCCTTGGCCGCGCTGCTGGCCGAACACCCCGTCACGGCGGTGGTGCACGCGGCGGGCGTGGTGCGCGACGGCGTGCTGGACTCGCTGACCCCCGAGCAGGTGGACGAGGTGCTGCGGCCCAAGGTCGACGCCGCCTGGAACCTGCACGAACTGGCCGGTGACGTCGAGGCGTTCGTCCTCTACTCCTCCCTGGCCGGGCTGCTGGGCACGGCGGGCCAGGCCAACTACGCGGCGGGCAACGCGTTCCTGGACGCGCTCGCCGAGCACCGGCGCGCGCTGGGCCTGCCCGCGACGTCGCTGGCGTGGGGGCTGTGGGAGACCGGCAGCGCGCTGTCCGGCGGGCTGTCCGACGTGGACCGCCGGCGGATCGCCCGGCTGGGGCTCACGCCGATCGGCACCGACGAGGCCCTGGCCGCGTTCGACGCCGCCCTGGCCACCGACGCGCCCGTGCTCGCCGTGACGGGGGTGGACCGGGCCGCGCTGCGCGACCACCCGCACCCGGCGCTGAGCGCGCTCGCCCCCCGGCGCAGTGGCCCGCAGACGGCGACGACCACACCGGACCGGTTCGCGAGCCTGTCCGACGCCGACCGCCTGCGCGCGCTGACCGACCTGGTCCGCACCCACGCGGCGGCCGTCCTCGGGCACGACGACCCGGACGGCGTGGACGGCGAACGCGCGTTCAGCGAACTGGGGTTCGACTCGCTGACCGCCGTGGAGCTGCGCAACCGGCTCGCCGCCGCCACCGGGCAGCGGCTGTCCACCACCCTGGTGTTCGACCACCCGACGCCGCTGGCGCTGGCCACCCACCTGGCGGGCGCGACCGCGCCGGTCGCGGTGCGGCGGCGGGCGGCGGCCGAGGAGCCGATCGCGATCGTCGGCATGGCGTGCCGCTACCCCGGCGGGGTGCGGTCGCCGGAGGACCTGTGGCGGGTGGTGGTCGACGGCGTGGACGCCATCGGCGGGTTCCCCGCCAACCGCGGGTGGGACCTCGAGGCCCTGTACGACCCGGACCCCGAGCGCACCGGCACGTCCTACACCCGCGAGGGCGGGTTCCTGCACGACGCCGACCTGTTCGACCCGGACTTCTTCGGCATGTCGCCGCGCGAGGCGCTGGCCACCGACCCGCAGCAGCGGCTGCTGCTGGAGACGGCGTGGGAGGCGTTGGAACGCGCGGGCGTCGACCCGTCGTCGCTGCGCGGCAGCCGGACCGGCGTGTTCACCGGCCTGATGCACCACGACTACGGCAGCGGCGGCGCGCTGCCGCCGGAACTGGAGGGCTACCTGGCGGGCGGCACGGCGGGCAGCGTCGCGTCCGGCCGCGTGGCCTACGCGCTGGGCCTGGAGGGACCGGCGATCACCGTCGACACGGCGTGCTCGTCGTCGCTGGTGGCGCTGCACCTCGCGGTGCAGGCGCTGCGGTCCGGCGAGTGCGACCTGGCGCTGGCGGGCGGCGCGACCGTGATGGCCACGCCCACCGCGTTCGTCGAGTTCTCCCGGCAGCGCGGGCTCGCGCCGGACGGCCGGTGCAAGCCGTTCGCCGCGGCCGCCGACGGCACCGGCTGGTCCGAGGGCGTGGGCGTGCTGCTGGTGGAACGCCTGTCCGACGCCCGCCGGCTGGGCCACCCCGTGTTGGCCGTGGTGCGCGGCACGGCGGTCAACCAGGACGGGGCGTCCAACGGCCTGACCGCGCCCAACGGCCCGGCCCAGCAGCGCGTGATCCGCGCCGCCCTGGACGCCGCGGGCCTGGCACCGTCCGACGTGGACGTCGTCGAGGCGCACGGCACCGGCACGACCTTGGGCGACCCGATCGAGGCCGAGGCGTTGCACGCCGTGTACGGCGGGGAGCGCGCCCGGCCGCTGGCGCTGGGCTCGCTCAAGTCGAACATCGGCCACACCCAGGCCGCCGCCGGGGTCGGTGGCGTGATCAAGGTGGTGGAGGCCATGCGGCACGGTGTCCTGCCGCGCACCCTGCACGTGGACGAGCCCAGCCCGCACGTGGCGTGGACGGGTGCGATCGAGCTGCTGACCAGCGAGCGCGAGTGGACCGCCGACCGGCCGCGCCGGGGTGCGGTGTCGTCGTTCGGGATCAGCGGCACCAACGCGCACGTCGTGCTGGAGCAGGCACCCGAGGAGCCGGCGCCCGAGCTCGTGCCCGGTCCCGTGCCGCTGGTCGTGTCGGCCCGCACCCCGGAGGCGTTGGCGGACCAGGTGGAGCGCCTGGCGGCGGTGGACGTGCCGCTGCCGGACCTGGCGTTCACGCTGGGCACCGGGCGGGCGCTGCTGGAGCACCGCGCGGTCGTCGTCGCCGAGCGGGCCGCCGACCTGCGTGCCGCCGTGCCGCTGCCGAAGGCCCGGCCCGGACGGCTGGCCTTCGTGTTCACCGGCCAGGGGTCCCAGCGCGTCGGCATGGGAGAGGAGCTGGCGCTGGCGTTCCCGGTGTTCGCCCGCGCGCTGGACGAGGTGTGCGCGCTGCTGCCCGTGCGGCACGCCATCGCCACCGGCGAGGGCCTGGACGAGACCGGGGTGGCGCAGCCGGCGCTGTTCGCCGTCGAGGTCGCGCTGTGGCGGCTGCTGGAGTCCTGGGGCGTGCGCCCCGACCTGGTCGCCGGGCACTCGGTCGGCGAGATCGCCGCCGCCCACGTGGCGGGCGTGCTGTCGCTGGCCGACGCGGCGGAACTGGTGGCGGCGCGGGGCTCGCTGATGCAGGCGCTCCCGCGCGGCGGCGCGATGGTCTCGGTGCAGGCGGCCGAGGACGAGCTGGACCTGCCCGAAGGCGTGGCGATCGCCGCGGTGAACGGGCCGCGGTCGGTCGTGCTGTCCGGCGAGGAACGGGCCGTGCTGGACTTCGCGGCCCGGTACCGGCACAAGCGGCTGACCGTCAGCCACGCGTTCCACTCTCCGCTGATGGACCCGATGCTCGCCGAGTTCCGCCGGGTCGCGGAGTCGTTGACCTACCGGCAGCCCACCGTCGCGGCCGTGTCCACGGTGACCGGCGGCGCGGCCGACTGGACCGACCCGGGGTACTGGGTCCGGCACGTCCGCGACACCGTCCGGTTCGCCGACGCGGCACGCGGCCTGCTGGAAGCGGGCGCCACCACGTTCGTCGAGCTCGGCCCGGACGCGGTGCTCACCGGCCTGCTGGCGGCGGTGCTGCCGGACGGCGCGGCGGCGCTGCCCGCGCTGCGCCGCGACCGGTCGGAGCGGCACACCGCGACCGAGCTGTTCGGCCACCTGCACGCGCGGGGCGTGCCGGTGGACTGGTCGGCGTTCCCCGGCCGCCGGGTCGCGCTGCCCACCTACCCGTTCCAGCGGGAGCGGTACTGGCTCACCCCGCGCCGGCGCACCGCGGGCGGCCACCCGGTGCTGGACGCCGGCGTGCCGGTGGCGGGCCGCGAGGAGGTGCTGTTCACCGGCACGTCCGCCGAGCCGCTGACCGCCGCCGGTGTGGCGGACCTGGTGTGGCACGCGGGACGCGAGGTCGGGCACCCGGTGGTGGACCTCGACGTCACCTCGCTGCCCGCGGGGGAGGGCGTGCGGGTGCAGGTGAAGGTCGGTGCGCCGCGCGGCGGTGAGCGGCCGGTGACCGTGCACGCGTGGGAGGACGGCTGGGTCGAGCACGCGCGCGGCGCGCTCACCGGGGGTGCGGTCGTGGCGGCGCGGGTCGACCTGTCCCTGCTGAACCGCGCCGGGGTGGAGGCCGCGGTGTGGCGGGGCCTGCGGGCCACCGCGCCCGGCGTCGCCACGCACGTGGACGACGACCTGGTGTTCCGCGACGAGAGCGGCGCCGAGGTGGCGCGGGTCGACGCCGTGGAACACCGGTCCCTCGGTCGGGCCGCGCTGTACGAGGTGGAGTGGGTGCCGGTGGAGCTGCCCCCGGTGGACGGGCCGGTGGACGGGCCGGAGGCGGCCGGCGCGGGTGCGGTGGACGGGCCGGAGCTGGTCGTGCTGCGCGTCGAGGCCGGGCCGGACCCGGTGGCGACGGCGCACGCGGCCACCCGGCGGGTGCTGACCGAGCTGCGCGCGCGGTCGGCCGACGACAGCCGCGTCGTCGTGCTCACGCCCGACCCTGCCGACCCGGGCGTGGCGGCCGTGTGGGGCCTGGTGCGCGCCGCCCAGGCGGAGGCGCCGGACCGGATCGTGCTGGTCGGCGGCGAGCCCGACGACCTGGCGCCGATCGTGGCCGCGGGCGAACCGCAGGTGGTGGTCCGCGAGGGCCGGGCGTTCGCGCCCCGGCTGGTCAAGGCCGCCGCCGCTGCGGGAGTCGCCGACGCGTCCGGCGGGGCGCGGGTTGCCGATGCGGCGGGCGCGGCGGGAGTCGCCGGCGCGGTCGTGCACCGGCCGGAGGCCACCGGCACACGCGTGCTGGCCGCCCTGGACGACGACACCCTGGCCGACGCCCTGCGCGGCGCGGTCGACGAGGCGTGGCGGCTGCACGTCGAGCACCCCGACCGCCCGCTGGTCCTGGTGTCCACTGTGGACGACTGGTTCGGCGTCGCCGGCCGCGCGCACCACGCGGCGGCGGCGGCGTTCCTCGACGCCCTGGCCCGCCGCCGGTCCGGCTCGGTGTTCGTGGCGCTGGGCGAGGACGACCTGCTGGACCAGGCCGTCGCGGCGGGCCGGCCCGCCGTGGTCGCCGCGCCGCTGTCGGCCCTGCCCGAGAGCCCGTTGCTGCGCGGGCTGGTGCACCGGACCCCGCGCGCCACGCTGGCCGAACGCCTCGCGGGCGTCGCGCCCGAGCAGCGCCGGGCGCTGGTCGAGGACGCGGTCCGCGCCCAGGTCGCGGCGGTCCTCGGCCACGGCGACCCGAAGCGGGTGGACCCCGAGCGCCCGTTCGCCGACCTCGGGTTCGACTCGCTGACGTCGGTGGACCTGCGCAACCGGCTGACCGCGACGACCGGGGTGCGGCTGAGCGCCACGGCGGTGTTCGACCACCCGACGCCGGCGGCGCTGGCCGACTCGGTGTTGGACCGGTTGACGCCCGCGGCGACCGCGCCCGCGCTGGCCGAGCTGGACCGGCTGGAGGCGGCGCTGGCCGTGGTCGGCCACGACGACGACCAGCGCGACGAGATCACCGCACGGCTGCGCGGGCTGCTGGCGCGCTGGGACCAGCCGGCCGACGACCGCGCGCGGCCGGACTTCGCCGCGGCGTCCACGTCCGAGCTGTTCGACTTCATCGACAACCAGCTCGGCCGCGCCTCGCGCTGA